A stretch of Vibrio sp. B1FLJ16 DNA encodes these proteins:
- a CDS encoding DUF2999 family protein produces MNPILAMLKENNISDAQVKELFQTLTQNPLAAMATLGQLGLPQDQLQALMAQVMQNPALIKEAVEELGLDFSKVVEAKEKLQQ; encoded by the coding sequence ATGAACCCGATTCTTGCAATGTTGAAAGAGAACAATATCAGTGACGCTCAGGTTAAAGAGCTTTTCCAGACGTTGACGCAGAATCCTCTTGCTGCAATGGCAACTTTAGGCCAGTTAGGCTTGCCTCAGGATCAACTTCAAGCGTTGATGGCGCAAGTAATGCAAAACCCTGCATTGATTAAAGAAGCCGTTGAAGAGCTGGGTTTGGATTTCTCTAAAGTGGTAGAAGCCAAAGAGAAACTTCAGCAGTAA
- a CDS encoding TRAP transporter large permease subunit has translation MEANEWMVIAMFGSFILLLFTGIPVAYVLGGIGIVFAAVGYFADIYLDTFTGLDYTTLGLVVNRIYKVMDNWILVALPMFIFMGNMLDKSGIAEKLMSSMQALFGKVHGGLAVTVMAIGIILAASTGIIGASVVLLTVMSLPSMMRQGYHLPLALGTVASAGTLGILLPPSIMLVIMADQLGLSVGDLFMGAIMPGLLLGSLYILYILTVGKMTPNKAPLPENVEPVDWKLILQVFKDITPTVILIFCVLGSIFAGIATPTEASGIGALGATLLAAYNRKLNLKVLKEVLLSSYGTTAYIFMIFLGASCFALVLRELGGDELIESFLSGLPFGQYGIIAFILLIVFFLGFFLDWIEITLIALPLLAPVVASLGIELDGHGVVDNPSLVWFVMLVAMALQTSFLTPPVGFALFYLKGVCPEGVALKDIYRGVIPFIAIQLIALVCLVIWPQLVLWFPSVAYG, from the coding sequence ATGGAAGCGAATGAATGGATGGTCATTGCCATGTTTGGCTCCTTTATCCTGCTGTTATTTACCGGTATTCCAGTCGCCTATGTGCTCGGCGGGATTGGTATCGTCTTTGCTGCAGTTGGCTATTTCGCCGATATCTATCTGGATACGTTCACAGGGTTAGATTACACGACGCTCGGGCTGGTGGTTAACCGTATTTATAAGGTGATGGATAACTGGATCTTAGTTGCCCTACCGATGTTTATCTTCATGGGCAATATGCTCGATAAATCTGGTATTGCTGAAAAGCTGATGTCTTCAATGCAAGCGCTGTTTGGTAAGGTTCACGGCGGCTTAGCGGTTACCGTCATGGCTATAGGTATCATACTCGCGGCATCCACCGGCATTATCGGTGCGTCCGTTGTACTGCTTACGGTGATGTCTCTTCCAAGTATGATGCGTCAGGGGTACCACCTTCCGTTAGCGCTGGGCACCGTGGCGTCAGCAGGTACATTAGGTATTCTGCTGCCACCATCTATTATGCTGGTTATCATGGCAGACCAACTAGGTTTATCAGTTGGGGATCTGTTCATGGGTGCGATCATGCCAGGTCTTCTTCTGGGTAGCTTATACATTTTGTATATCCTTACCGTTGGTAAGATGACGCCAAATAAAGCGCCACTTCCGGAAAATGTCGAGCCAGTAGACTGGAAACTGATCTTACAAGTATTCAAAGATATTACGCCAACCGTTATCCTGATTTTCTGTGTGTTAGGTTCGATATTCGCTGGAATTGCAACACCAACAGAAGCATCTGGTATTGGTGCATTAGGCGCTACTTTGCTGGCGGCTTATAACAGAAAGCTCAATCTAAAAGTCCTCAAAGAAGTACTGCTTTCTTCTTACGGAACCACAGCTTACATCTTCATGATCTTCTTAGGTGCATCCTGTTTTGCACTGGTTCTGCGAGAGCTTGGTGGCGACGAACTGATTGAGTCATTTCTGAGTGGCTTGCCATTCGGGCAGTACGGCATTATCGCTTTTATTTTGTTGATCGTATTTTTCCTTGGCTTCTTTTTGGACTGGATAGAAATCACGCTAATTGCGCTGCCGCTGTTAGCTCCGGTCGTAGCGAGTTTGGGTATTGAACTTGACGGTCATGGCGTAGTTGATAACCCAAGCCTAGTTTGGTTTGTCATGCTCGTCGCCATGGCGCTACAAACCAGCTTCCTCACTCCACCCGTTGGTTTTGCTCTGTTCTACTTGAAGGGAGTTTGTCCGGAGGGTGTTGCACTGAAGGATATCTACCGCGGCGTGATTCCGTTCATTGCCATTCAGTTGATTGCACTAGTTTGCTTGGTCATATGGCCACAATTAGTCTTGTGGTTCCCTAGCGTAGCGTATGGATAA
- a CDS encoding TRAP transporter small permease subunit, which produces MSKVLYSSPTVPLYFQIERLVISASKALAWANLALVVVIITQVVLRKVFSNGQIALEELQWHLYATAVMFGTAYAQVTNLHVRVDLFYHKFSARKKALVDILGILFLAMPFVVVVILHSYDFAYEAWRVNESSASPSGLPYRWMIKSVIPLSFSLLLLSMLAKLLRDLETLTKGDDHGSE; this is translated from the coding sequence ATGAGCAAAGTGCTATATTCTTCCCCTACCGTTCCGCTCTATTTTCAAATCGAGAGACTGGTTATTTCGGCGAGTAAAGCGTTAGCCTGGGCAAACCTCGCCTTAGTGGTGGTAATCATCACTCAGGTTGTGCTGCGTAAAGTATTTTCCAATGGCCAGATTGCTCTTGAAGAGTTGCAATGGCACCTCTATGCCACCGCAGTTATGTTCGGAACCGCCTATGCGCAAGTGACCAATTTGCACGTACGTGTCGACCTGTTCTATCACAAGTTTTCTGCGCGCAAAAAAGCCTTGGTCGATATTCTCGGTATCCTATTTCTGGCGATGCCATTCGTTGTCGTGGTTATTCTTCATTCCTACGACTTTGCCTACGAAGCGTGGCGAGTCAATGAAAGCTCAGCGTCACCATCTGGCCTGCCTTATCGCTGGATGATTAAAAGTGTTATTCCATTGAGCTTTAGCCTGCTGCTGCTTTCAATGCTGGCGAAATTATTACGTGACCTAGAAACCTTAACGAAAGGAGACGATCATGGAAGCGAATGA